The sequence GAATGCCACCTTTGGCGTGGCGACGGCGGCGTTGGCAGCGGTGTGTTGATCGATCCACCGTAGAGTGGCACTGCCCACCACCCTTAAATGCCAATCGCCCCACCATTGGTTTGGGCAAACACCGTTTGCCCCTACGACCCACCTACCCATCCACCCATCCACCCCCTTCCCCCTTCCCCCTTCCCTCTTCCGGATCCCCACCGATACCTCACTCCTGACTTAACCTGGTCAATCGGGGGATCCTTTTCTAATGTTTGCACTGGCAGGAGACAAGCCCATGGGCATCGAGATCTGGCTGATGAGTCTGGGGGTGGTGGCGATCGCCGGTTTTACCCGAGGCTTCTCAGGCTTTGGCTCAGGGCTAATTCTCGCTCCAGCCCTGAGTTTGCTGTTCCACCCGCAGCTGGTAGTGGCCACCGTGCTCCTGATCGAAATGACGGCTGGGGCTGGGTTAGTCCCCGGCGCTGTGCAAACGACCAAGTGGCGGCAGGTCTTGCCGTTGGTGCTCAGCGCCATAGTGATGGTGCCGGTGGGAGCGCACTTTCTGGCGCTGCTAGAGCCAACCCTGCTGCGCCGCATCATCGGCGGGCTGATTTTGGGCTTTGTGCTGCTGTTGTTGAGCGGCAAAAGCCGCTACACCCATCCCCACCTGGCCTTGACCTCGGGGGTTGGTGCCCTGAGTGGTTTTTTGACGGGGTTGGCGGGCATCGGCGGCCCTCCCATCGTGCTCTACCAGATGTCTAGCAGCAACCTGGCTGCCGCTAACCGGGCTAACTTTATCGTATTTTTTGCCCTCATCCAGCTGATTGCTCTGGGATCTTACTGGGCCAGCGGCCTGATCTCGGTAGCGGTCGGGGGCCTATTTATCCGCTTGTTGCCGGCATTTTTTCTAGGGCAAATGCTGGGGCAGCTGTGCTT is a genomic window of Nodosilinea sp. E11 containing:
- a CDS encoding sulfite exporter TauE/SafE family protein, which gives rise to MFALAGDKPMGIEIWLMSLGVVAIAGFTRGFSGFGSGLILAPALSLLFHPQLVVATVLLIEMTAGAGLVPGAVQTTKWRQVLPLVLSAIVMVPVGAHFLALLEPTLLRRIIGGLILGFVLLLLSGKSRYTHPHLALTSGVGALSGFLTGLAGIGGPPIVLYQMSSSNLAAANRANFIVFFALIQLIALGSYWASGLISVAVGGLFIRLLPAFFLGQMLGQLCFKRVNEALFRRFVMGLLLTVAVLALVA